The following coding sequences lie in one Arachis hypogaea cultivar Tifrunner chromosome 9, arahy.Tifrunner.gnm2.J5K5, whole genome shotgun sequence genomic window:
- the LOC112710704 gene encoding cation/calcium exchanger 5 isoform X6, translating to MFLFYVYLSAEIFLWQAIGFVGFYAFFVGLVFYMDLGVVDGRGKSGNSSTDLEEQKELVAVHVDSDAKVLGSMNDKKRSSGFPGAYGLISKAWEIPVATLKLSIPEPVSSQWIRKQKVGQALGLSTEWSNYPLYTPD from the exons ATGTTCCTCTTCTACGTGTATCTTAGCGCAGAGATCTTCCTGTGGCAGGCGATTGGATTCGTAGGGTTTTATGCATTCTTTGTTGGTCTCGTGTTCTATATGGACTTGGGAGTAGTTGATGGCAGAGGCAAGAGTGGGAATTCTTCCACAGATCTTGAGGAGCAGAAGGAATTAGTTGCGGTGCACGTTGACTCCGACGCCAAGGTTTTGGGATCTATGAATGACAAGAAGCGCAGTTCTGGATTTCCGGGAGCTTATGGATTG ATTTCTAAAGCATGGGAGATTCCTGTTGCAACTCTCAAACTGTCGATCCCCGAGCCAGTGTCGTCACAATGGATAAGGAAGCAGAAG GTGGGTCAAGCACTGGGTCTTTCAACAGAGTGGTCCAACTATCCTCTTTATACCCCTG ACTGA
- the LOC112710704 gene encoding cation/calcium exchanger 5 isoform X1 codes for MFLFYVYLSAEIFLWQAIGFVGFYAFFVGLVFYMDLGVVDGRGKSGNSSTDLEEQKELVAVHVDSDAKVLGSMNDKKRSSGFPGAYGLISKAWEIPVATLKLSIPEPVSSQWIRKQKANGGFIMSASHNSGGPEYDWGIKVGQALGLSTEWSNYPLYTPAGSILLMLVNTISVVLLTT; via the exons ATGTTCCTCTTCTACGTGTATCTTAGCGCAGAGATCTTCCTGTGGCAGGCGATTGGATTCGTAGGGTTTTATGCATTCTTTGTTGGTCTCGTGTTCTATATGGACTTGGGAGTAGTTGATGGCAGAGGCAAGAGTGGGAATTCTTCCACAGATCTTGAGGAGCAGAAGGAATTAGTTGCGGTGCACGTTGACTCCGACGCCAAGGTTTTGGGATCTATGAATGACAAGAAGCGCAGTTCTGGATTTCCGGGAGCTTATGGATTG ATTTCTAAAGCATGGGAGATTCCTGTTGCAACTCTCAAACTGTCGATCCCCGAGCCAGTGTCGTCACAATGGATAAGGAAGCAGAAG GCAAATGGTGGATTTATTATGAGTGCTAGCCATAATTCTGGAGGGCCAGAATATGATTGGGGTATTAAG GTGGGTCAAGCACTGGGTCTTTCAACAGAGTGGTCCAACTATCCTCTTTATACCCCTG CTGGCAGCATATTACTAATGCTAGTTAACACAATTTCAGTAGTCCTACTCACAACATGA
- the LOC112710704 gene encoding cation/calcium exchanger 5 isoform X2 yields MFLFYVYLSAEIFLWQAIGFVGFYAFFVGLVFYMDLGVVDGRGKSGNSSTDLEEQKELVAVHVDSDAKVLGSMNDKKRSSGFPGAYGLISKAWEIPVATLKLSIPEPVSSQWIRKQKANGGFIMSASHNSGGPEYDWGGSSTGSFNRVVQLSSLYPCWQHITNAS; encoded by the exons ATGTTCCTCTTCTACGTGTATCTTAGCGCAGAGATCTTCCTGTGGCAGGCGATTGGATTCGTAGGGTTTTATGCATTCTTTGTTGGTCTCGTGTTCTATATGGACTTGGGAGTAGTTGATGGCAGAGGCAAGAGTGGGAATTCTTCCACAGATCTTGAGGAGCAGAAGGAATTAGTTGCGGTGCACGTTGACTCCGACGCCAAGGTTTTGGGATCTATGAATGACAAGAAGCGCAGTTCTGGATTTCCGGGAGCTTATGGATTG ATTTCTAAAGCATGGGAGATTCCTGTTGCAACTCTCAAACTGTCGATCCCCGAGCCAGTGTCGTCACAATGGATAAGGAAGCAGAAG GCAAATGGTGGATTTATTATGAGTGCTAGCCATAATTCTGGAGGGCCAGAATATGATTGGG GTGGGTCAAGCACTGGGTCTTTCAACAGAGTGGTCCAACTATCCTCTTTATACCCCTG CTGGCAGCATATTACTAATGCTAGTTAA
- the LOC112710704 gene encoding cation/calcium exchanger 5 isoform X3 gives MFLFYVYLSAEIFLWQAIGFVGFYAFFVGLVFYMDLGVVDGRGKSGNSSTDLEEQKELVAVHVDSDAKVLGSMNDKKRSSGFPGAYGLISKAWEIPVATLKLSIPEPVSSQWIRKQKANGGFIMSASHNSGGPEYDWGIKVGQALGLSTEWSNYPLYTPD, from the exons ATGTTCCTCTTCTACGTGTATCTTAGCGCAGAGATCTTCCTGTGGCAGGCGATTGGATTCGTAGGGTTTTATGCATTCTTTGTTGGTCTCGTGTTCTATATGGACTTGGGAGTAGTTGATGGCAGAGGCAAGAGTGGGAATTCTTCCACAGATCTTGAGGAGCAGAAGGAATTAGTTGCGGTGCACGTTGACTCCGACGCCAAGGTTTTGGGATCTATGAATGACAAGAAGCGCAGTTCTGGATTTCCGGGAGCTTATGGATTG ATTTCTAAAGCATGGGAGATTCCTGTTGCAACTCTCAAACTGTCGATCCCCGAGCCAGTGTCGTCACAATGGATAAGGAAGCAGAAG GCAAATGGTGGATTTATTATGAGTGCTAGCCATAATTCTGGAGGGCCAGAATATGATTGGGGTATTAAG GTGGGTCAAGCACTGGGTCTTTCAACAGAGTGGTCCAACTATCCTCTTTATACCCCTG ACTGA
- the LOC112710704 gene encoding cation/calcium exchanger 5 isoform X5 — translation MFLFYVYLSAEIFLWQAIGFVGFYAFFVGLVFYMDLGVVDGRGKSGNSSTDLEEQKELVAVHVDSDAKVLGSMNDKKRSSGFPGAYGLISKAWEIPVATLKLSIPEPVSSQWIRKQKVGQALGLSTEWSNYPLYTPAGSILLMLVNTISVVLLTT, via the exons ATGTTCCTCTTCTACGTGTATCTTAGCGCAGAGATCTTCCTGTGGCAGGCGATTGGATTCGTAGGGTTTTATGCATTCTTTGTTGGTCTCGTGTTCTATATGGACTTGGGAGTAGTTGATGGCAGAGGCAAGAGTGGGAATTCTTCCACAGATCTTGAGGAGCAGAAGGAATTAGTTGCGGTGCACGTTGACTCCGACGCCAAGGTTTTGGGATCTATGAATGACAAGAAGCGCAGTTCTGGATTTCCGGGAGCTTATGGATTG ATTTCTAAAGCATGGGAGATTCCTGTTGCAACTCTCAAACTGTCGATCCCCGAGCCAGTGTCGTCACAATGGATAAGGAAGCAGAAG GTGGGTCAAGCACTGGGTCTTTCAACAGAGTGGTCCAACTATCCTCTTTATACCCCTG CTGGCAGCATATTACTAATGCTAGTTAACACAATTTCAGTAGTCCTACTCACAACATGA
- the LOC112710704 gene encoding cation/calcium exchanger 5 isoform X4 — protein MFLFYVYLSAEIFLWQAIGFVGFYAFFVGLVFYMDLGVVDGRGKSGNSSTDLEEQKELVAVHVDSDAKVLGSMNDKKRSSGFPGAYGLISKAWEIPVATLKLSIPEPVSSQWIRKQKANGGFIMSASHNSGGPEYDWGGSSTGSFNRVVQLSSLYP, from the exons ATGTTCCTCTTCTACGTGTATCTTAGCGCAGAGATCTTCCTGTGGCAGGCGATTGGATTCGTAGGGTTTTATGCATTCTTTGTTGGTCTCGTGTTCTATATGGACTTGGGAGTAGTTGATGGCAGAGGCAAGAGTGGGAATTCTTCCACAGATCTTGAGGAGCAGAAGGAATTAGTTGCGGTGCACGTTGACTCCGACGCCAAGGTTTTGGGATCTATGAATGACAAGAAGCGCAGTTCTGGATTTCCGGGAGCTTATGGATTG ATTTCTAAAGCATGGGAGATTCCTGTTGCAACTCTCAAACTGTCGATCCCCGAGCCAGTGTCGTCACAATGGATAAGGAAGCAGAAG GCAAATGGTGGATTTATTATGAGTGCTAGCCATAATTCTGGAGGGCCAGAATATGATTGGG GTGGGTCAAGCACTGGGTCTTTCAACAGAGTGGTCCAACTATCCTCTTTATACCCCTG A